A single window of Thalassomonas viridans DNA harbors:
- the aat gene encoding leucyl/phenylalanyl-tRNA--protein transferase — translation MIPQLHPENLAFPPLSQALREPNGLLAFGGDLSPKRLVHAYRHGIFPWFNQGDPILWWSPDPRAIIPVDDIKINRTLRKVVNRQTFTISVNREFTRVLKLCADAPFRKEGTWITDPMVAAYTRLHQQGYAHSIEVWQENELVGGLYGVAINGFFSGESMFYKRSNASKIALLALAKLLKEIDVAFIDCQILNPFLQEMGAIEISRQAFVKLKETAINKVIAHDFWQQRTLTIYE, via the coding sequence ATGATCCCTCAGCTCCATCCGGAAAATCTGGCATTTCCTCCCCTGAGCCAGGCATTAAGAGAGCCCAACGGCTTACTTGCTTTTGGCGGTGATTTATCGCCAAAACGCCTGGTTCATGCCTATAGACACGGGATCTTTCCCTGGTTTAATCAAGGTGATCCTATCCTGTGGTGGTCGCCGGATCCCCGGGCCATCATTCCCGTGGATGATATCAAGATCAACCGTACCTTACGAAAAGTCGTTAACCGGCAAACCTTCACCATAAGCGTCAACCGGGAGTTTACCCGGGTATTAAAACTTTGCGCTGATGCTCCCTTTAGAAAGGAAGGCACCTGGATCACAGATCCTATGGTGGCGGCTTATACCAGGTTGCATCAGCAAGGTTATGCCCATTCGATTGAAGTCTGGCAGGAAAATGAATTGGTCGGCGGCCTTTACGGCGTTGCCATTAACGGCTTTTTTTCCGGGGAGTCAATGTTTTATAAACGCAGTAATGCTTCAAAAATAGCCCTGCTGGCACTGGCTAAATTATTGAAGGAAATAGACGTTGCTTTTATCGATTGCCAAATCCTCAATCCTTTTCTGCAGGAAATGGGCGCAATTGAAATTTCCCGCCAAGCCTTTGTTAAGTTGAAAGAAACTGCTATAAATAAAGTAATTGCCCACGATTTTTGGCAACAGCGCACCCTGACAATCTATGAGTAG
- a CDS encoding arginyltransferase, which produces MSSSDFKLGITKTFPCNYLPEEQERLLIAVDDRFQSSDSYTWLMTQGFRRSGNQIYRPHCPSCTACQSIRVLVDAFTPSRSQKRLLKRSRGFTLKKSHELKDEYYPLYENYINTIHSDGAMYPASYQQFKNFLSCKISEQLFIETWDKDKLICVAVTDKLENALSAVYTFYHPDYRKSALGILSILNQIRICAEIGLPYLYLGYQIDKCQKMNYKDRYFPYEKLTGNNWLIVNK; this is translated from the coding sequence ATGAGTAGCTCAGATTTCAAACTCGGTATCACCAAGACTTTTCCCTGTAATTATTTACCCGAAGAGCAAGAAAGACTGTTAATTGCTGTTGACGACAGGTTCCAGAGTAGTGACAGTTATACCTGGTTAATGACCCAGGGCTTTCGCCGCAGCGGTAACCAGATCTACCGTCCCCACTGCCCCAGCTGTACTGCCTGCCAGTCAATACGGGTATTGGTAGACGCTTTCACTCCTTCCAGAAGCCAAAAACGACTGCTCAAACGCAGCCGCGGCTTTACATTGAAAAAGTCACATGAACTTAAGGACGAGTATTACCCCCTGTATGAAAATTATATCAACACCATACATTCAGACGGTGCCATGTACCCCGCCAGCTACCAGCAATTTAAAAATTTTCTCTCCTGTAAAATATCAGAGCAGCTGTTTATCGAAACCTGGGATAAAGATAAATTGATCTGTGTGGCTGTCACCGACAAACTGGAAAATGCCTTATCCGCGGTTTATACCTTCTACCATCCCGACTACCGAAAATCAGCCTTAGGCATACTATCTATTTTAAACCAGATCAGAATTTGTGCCGAAATCGGCCTGCCTTATTTGTATTTAGGATACCAAATTGATAAGTGCCAAAAAATGAATTATAAGGATAGATACTTTCCATATGAAAAATTAACAGGAAATAACTGGTTAATCGTAAATAAATAG
- the infA gene encoding translation initiation factor IF-1 translates to MAKEENIEMQGTVLDTLPNTMFRVELENGHVVTAHISGKMRKNYIRILTGDKVTVELTPYDLSKGRIIFRAR, encoded by the coding sequence ATGGCGAAAGAAGAAAATATTGAAATGCAAGGCACCGTGTTAGATACATTACCTAACACTATGTTCCGGGTTGAATTAGAAAATGGCCACGTAGTAACTGCACATATCTCCGGTAAAATGCGCAAAAATTATATTCGTATTTTAACGGGCGACAAAGTTACCGTTGAATTGACGCCATATGATTTATCAAAAGGCCGCATTATTTTCCGTGCAAGATAA
- the clpA gene encoding ATP-dependent Clp protease ATP-binding subunit ClpA — protein sequence MLNKDLEISLNLAFRQAKESRHEFMTVEHLLLALLDNPSATEALRACGADMIKLRKSLLDFIGETTPMIPSDEEERETQPTLGFQRVLQRAVFHVQSSGKSEVNGSNVLVAIFSEQESQAAYILKKSDISRLDIVNYISHGIAKVDQNDSHNTEEQERQAEEEPRVIENFAVNLNEEAAKGNIDPLIGRDDELERTLQVLSRRRKNNPLFVGEAGVGKTAIAEGLANLIVSEKVPDFLGDATIYSLDMGALLAGTKYRGDFEKRFKALLKELESDKNAILFIDEIHTIIGAGAASGGMMDASNLIKPLLSGGKLRCLGSTTYQEYQSIFEKDRALARRFQKIDINEPSIDDTTKILVGLKDKYESHHGIRYTNKALKAAASLSAKYINERFLPDKAIDVIDEAGAKQQLIAPSKRKKVINNTDIETIVAKMARIPEKSVSLTEKDSLKNLDRNLKLVVFGQDSAIDELTSVIRLSRAGLGSELKPVGSFLFAGPTGVGKTEITQQLAKILGVELLRFDMSEYMEKHAVSRLIGAPPGYVGYEQGGLLTDAVIKHPHAVVLLDEIEKAHEDVYNILLQVMDHGTLTDNNGRKADFRNVILVLTTNAGVAETTRQSIGFKQQDHSVDAMKEINSVFSPEFRNRLDNIVWFNHLTTAIIQQVIDKFIVELQAQLDEKGVSLELTKEAKSWLAKHGYDKAMGARPMARVIQEHVKKPLANELLFGELTQGGVARAGVKKDKLVFSFEQKKELVEH from the coding sequence ATGCTGAATAAAGATTTAGAAATATCGCTAAATTTAGCTTTTCGTCAGGCCAAAGAATCCCGCCATGAGTTTATGACAGTAGAGCACCTGTTGCTTGCATTATTGGATAACCCTTCAGCAACCGAAGCATTAAGGGCTTGCGGTGCCGATATGATTAAATTGCGTAAGAGTCTGCTCGATTTTATCGGCGAAACAACCCCCATGATCCCCAGTGATGAAGAAGAGCGAGAAACCCAGCCGACTTTAGGCTTTCAGCGGGTATTGCAAAGGGCGGTTTTTCATGTTCAGTCTTCGGGTAAAAGTGAAGTTAATGGCTCAAATGTCCTGGTGGCTATTTTTAGCGAACAGGAATCTCAGGCCGCTTATATCCTGAAAAAGTCAGATATCAGCCGTCTTGATATTGTTAATTATATTTCCCACGGTATAGCAAAAGTTGATCAAAACGACAGCCATAATACCGAAGAGCAGGAGCGCCAGGCAGAAGAAGAACCCCGCGTTATTGAAAACTTTGCGGTAAACCTGAATGAAGAGGCGGCAAAAGGGAATATTGACCCGCTTATCGGCCGTGATGATGAATTAGAACGTACCTTACAGGTACTGAGTCGTCGCCGTAAAAATAATCCGCTGTTTGTCGGTGAGGCCGGCGTCGGTAAAACTGCCATTGCCGAAGGTCTGGCTAATTTGATTGTTTCAGAAAAAGTGCCTGATTTTCTCGGAGATGCCACTATCTATTCTCTGGATATGGGGGCTTTATTGGCAGGGACTAAATATCGCGGTGATTTCGAAAAACGTTTTAAAGCCCTGCTGAAAGAACTGGAAAGCGATAAAAACGCGATTTTGTTTATCGATGAAATCCATACTATTATCGGCGCCGGCGCCGCTTCCGGCGGCATGATGGATGCCTCTAATTTGATTAAACCTTTATTGTCCGGCGGTAAACTGCGCTGTCTTGGCTCTACCACTTACCAGGAATATCAAAGCATCTTTGAAAAAGACCGGGCCCTGGCCAGACGTTTTCAAAAAATTGATATTAATGAGCCCAGCATAGACGATACCACTAAGATCCTGGTGGGGCTTAAAGATAAATATGAATCTCACCACGGCATACGCTACACCAATAAAGCCCTGAAAGCGGCGGCTTCGCTTTCAGCCAAATACATTAATGAGCGTTTCCTGCCGGATAAGGCCATAGATGTTATTGACGAAGCTGGTGCAAAGCAGCAGCTGATTGCACCGTCAAAGCGCAAAAAAGTGATTAACAATACCGATATTGAAACTATAGTGGCTAAGATGGCCCGCATTCCTGAAAAATCGGTTTCCCTGACGGAAAAAGACAGCTTGAAGAATCTGGACCGGAATTTGAAGCTTGTGGTCTTTGGTCAGGACAGTGCCATTGATGAATTAACCTCAGTGATCCGCTTGTCTCGTGCCGGTTTAGGCAGTGAATTAAAACCTGTGGGTTCATTCCTGTTTGCCGGACCTACCGGGGTAGGTAAAACTGAAATTACCCAGCAGCTGGCAAAAATTTTAGGTGTTGAGCTGTTACGCTTCGATATGTCCGAGTACATGGAAAAACATGCCGTCAGCCGTTTGATCGGTGCGCCTCCGGGTTATGTGGGCTATGAACAGGGCGGTTTACTCACCGATGCGGTGATCAAGCACCCCCATGCCGTGGTCTTGCTCGATGAAATTGAAAAAGCCCATGAAGATGTTTATAACATCTTGCTGCAGGTGATGGATCACGGTACCTTAACCGATAATAATGGCCGTAAGGCGGATTTCAGGAATGTTATTTTAGTCCTGACGACTAACGCCGGTGTCGCCGAAACCACCCGCCAGTCTATAGGTTTTAAACAGCAGGATCACAGTGTTGATGCCATGAAAGAAATCAACAGTGTGTTCTCTCCTGAGTTTAGAAACCGCCTGGATAATATTGTCTGGTTTAATCACCTTACTACAGCGATCATACAGCAGGTTATCGATAAGTTTATTGTCGAACTGCAGGCGCAGCTGGATGAAAAAGGCGTTTCACTTGAGTTGACCAAAGAAGCGAAGAGCTGGCTGGCCAAACATGGTTATGACAAAGCCATGGGGGCAAGGCCAATGGCCAGGGTGATTCAGGAACATGTTAAGAAACCTTTGGCTAATGAGTTGCTCTTTGGCGAATTAACCCAAGGGGGAGTAGCCAGGGCGGGAGTCAAGAAAGATAAATTGGTGTTTAGCTTTGAACAGAAAAAAGAGTTAGTCGAGCATTGA
- the clpS gene encoding ATP-dependent Clp protease adapter ClpS codes for MSSRKELTQNQEVMEEVVKEREKLEKPPMYTVVLLNDDYTPMDFVVEILRRFFNMDSDTATETMLTIHYKGKARCGIYTAEVAETKVEQVIRYAFEHQHPLQCSMEKV; via the coding sequence ATGAGTAGTAGGAAAGAACTAACCCAAAACCAAGAAGTCATGGAAGAGGTGGTTAAGGAGAGAGAAAAGCTCGAAAAACCGCCTATGTATACTGTTGTCTTGTTAAATGATGATTACACGCCGATGGACTTCGTAGTTGAAATTTTGCGTAGATTTTTTAATATGGATTCAGATACAGCAACTGAAACCATGTTAACAATTCACTATAAAGGTAAGGCTCGATGTGGCATATATACTGCAGAGGTAGCAGAGACCAAAGTTGAACAAGTTATTCGTTATGCTTTTGAACATCAGCACCCGTTGCAGTGTTCGATGGAAAAAGTATAG
- the cspD gene encoding cold shock domain-containing protein CspD — translation MAHGTVKWFNNAKGFGFIRPDNGGEDIFAHYSTIQMDGYRTLKAGQDVNYELNEGPKGHHAASIKPQDPEESE, via the coding sequence ATGGCTCACGGTACAGTTAAATGGTTTAATAATGCGAAAGGTTTTGGCTTTATTCGTCCAGATAATGGCGGAGAAGACATATTTGCTCACTACTCAACAATTCAAATGGATGGATACCGCACGTTGAAAGCTGGACAAGATGTTAATTACGAGCTGAACGAAGGACCGAAAGGACACCACGCAGCTAGCATTAAACCGCAAGACCCTGAAGAAAGCGAATAA
- the ltrA gene encoding group II intron reverse transcriptase/maturase, protein MSAILEPANMQRAYARVLRNKGAPGCDGMTVEMLKPHLMATWVATKEQLLEGRYYPKPVRKVESPKPGGGTRMLGSPTVEDRLIQQAIHQVLNDIFDPKFSAHSYGFRPGCSAGQAVRQARDYVEAGHRWVVDLDLEKFFDRVNHDVLMARLARHIGDKTLLRLLRRYLEAGILVGGTATARTAGTPQGGPLSPLLSNVLLDDFDRELEGRGHRFCRYADDCNVYVKSQRAGERVLESITVYLEKRLKLRVNRDKSGVDRPWRRTFLGYSVNAQKRNVKLRIAKQPIARFKLSLKQVFRRGKGRSIRQTIATLNPKIRGWVNYFRYSGMKGIFIELDSWIRRHLRNIIWRQWKRVWTRAKGLMRFGIDEKRAWQSATNGRGPWWNAGASHMNQALPKKFFSWLGLISLMDQYHGRMG, encoded by the coding sequence ATGTCGGCGATATTGGAACCTGCCAATATGCAACGGGCTTATGCCCGGGTGCTCCGCAATAAAGGGGCTCCGGGATGTGATGGCATGACGGTGGAGATGCTTAAACCCCACCTGATGGCTACCTGGGTTGCTACCAAAGAACAACTGCTGGAAGGACGATACTACCCTAAACCGGTGCGTAAGGTAGAGAGCCCTAAACCCGGTGGCGGAACCCGGATGTTAGGGAGCCCCACAGTGGAAGATCGTTTGATCCAGCAGGCTATTCATCAGGTATTGAATGATATCTTTGACCCTAAATTCTCTGCGCACAGTTATGGTTTCCGTCCGGGATGTAGTGCGGGGCAGGCCGTCAGGCAAGCCCGGGACTATGTTGAAGCGGGCCATCGCTGGGTAGTGGATCTTGATTTGGAGAAGTTCTTCGATCGAGTCAATCACGATGTGCTGATGGCGAGATTAGCCAGACATATCGGGGATAAGACACTACTGCGACTGCTTCGCCGTTATCTTGAAGCGGGTATTCTCGTCGGGGGCACGGCCACAGCGAGAACAGCTGGTACGCCGCAAGGCGGTCCGCTGTCACCGCTGTTATCGAATGTGTTGCTTGATGACTTTGACCGTGAGCTTGAGGGCCGGGGACACCGATTCTGTCGCTATGCAGATGACTGTAATGTCTATGTTAAAAGCCAGCGGGCTGGCGAGCGGGTGCTTGAATCGATAACGGTGTATCTGGAGAAGCGACTGAAACTGCGGGTGAATCGGGACAAGAGTGGTGTTGACCGCCCATGGCGACGCACCTTCTTGGGCTATAGCGTCAATGCACAGAAGCGCAACGTTAAGCTGCGCATTGCCAAGCAGCCGATAGCGCGGTTTAAATTGTCGCTGAAACAGGTGTTCCGCAGGGGAAAGGGTCGTTCAATCCGACAAACGATAGCAACGCTCAACCCGAAAATCAGGGGCTGGGTAAACTACTTTCGTTACTCGGGAATGAAAGGTATCTTCATTGAGCTTGATAGTTGGATACGCCGACACCTGCGCAATATAATCTGGCGTCAGTGGAAGCGTGTATGGACTCGGGCGAAAGGGCTGATGCGGTTTGGCATTGATGAAAAGCGGGCTTGGCAGAGTGCCACCAACGGGCGTGGTCCTTGGTGGAATGCTGGTGCATCGCATATGAATCAAGCGTTGCCTAAGAAGTTCTTTAGTTGGTTAGGGTTGATATCGTTGATGGATCAGTATCATGGCAGAATGGGTTAA
- the icd gene encoding NADP-dependent isocitrate dehydrogenase has translation MSSNIVIPSSGEKITFDNGKLIVPANPIIPFIEGDGIGGDVTPPMIKVVDAAVEKSYGSSRKIHWMEVYAGEKATQMYDSETWLPDETLDMFREYKVGIKGPLTTPVGGGMRSLNVALRQILDLYVCQRPVQWFTGVPSPVKHPGEVDMVIFRENSEDIYAGIEYKGGSEEAQKVIDFLTEEMGVTKIRFTDDCGIGVKPVSKEGTQRLVRQAIQYAIDNNRDSVTLVHKGNIMKFTEGAFKDWGYQLAREEFGAELLDGGPWCSLVNPNTGKEIIIKDVIADAMLQQILLRPAEYSVIATLNLNGDYLSDALAAQVGGIGIAPGANLNDEVAIFEATHGTAPKYAGQNKVNPGSVILSAEMMLRHMGWYEAADLLLKGMSGAIAAKTVTYDFERLMEDATLVTCSEFGDCIIEHM, from the coding sequence ATGTCTAGTAACATCGTAATACCCAGCTCAGGCGAAAAAATCACTTTTGATAATGGAAAATTAATTGTACCGGCTAATCCTATCATCCCCTTTATTGAAGGAGATGGTATCGGGGGTGATGTTACGCCGCCAATGATCAAGGTAGTGGATGCGGCGGTGGAAAAATCTTACGGCTCGTCGAGAAAAATTCACTGGATGGAAGTGTATGCCGGTGAAAAGGCCACGCAAATGTATGACTCGGAAACCTGGTTACCGGACGAAACCCTGGATATGTTTCGTGAATACAAAGTCGGCATCAAAGGCCCGCTGACGACACCTGTTGGCGGCGGCATGCGTTCACTGAATGTTGCCTTAAGGCAGATTTTGGATCTTTATGTCTGTCAGCGGCCGGTACAATGGTTTACCGGCGTGCCCAGTCCGGTAAAACACCCGGGGGAAGTCGACATGGTGATCTTCCGGGAAAATTCCGAGGATATTTATGCCGGCATCGAATATAAGGGAGGCAGCGAAGAGGCACAAAAAGTCATAGATTTCCTGACGGAAGAAATGGGAGTGACTAAGATACGTTTCACCGATGATTGCGGCATCGGGGTCAAACCTGTCTCCAAAGAAGGTACCCAGCGCCTGGTGCGCCAGGCCATCCAATATGCCATAGATAATAACCGCGATTCGGTGACTTTAGTGCACAAAGGTAACATTATGAAGTTTACTGAAGGGGCCTTTAAGGACTGGGGTTACCAGCTGGCACGGGAGGAATTCGGGGCAGAACTGCTTGATGGCGGTCCCTGGTGCAGCCTGGTTAATCCTAATACCGGTAAAGAGATCATCATCAAGGATGTGATAGCCGATGCTATGTTGCAGCAAATTTTGTTGCGTCCGGCGGAATATAGCGTGATTGCCACTTTAAACCTTAACGGTGACTATTTGTCAGATGCGTTGGCGGCGCAAGTCGGTGGTATAGGGATAGCGCCGGGAGCCAATTTAAACGATGAAGTGGCCATTTTTGAAGCCACCCATGGTACGGCGCCTAAGTATGCCGGACAAAACAAGGTGAATCCGGGTTCGGTGATTTTATCTGCCGAGATGATGTTGCGTCATATGGGCTGGTACGAAGCGGCAGACTTGCTGCTTAAAGGCATGTCCGGTGCGATTGCCGCGAAAACCGTTACCTATGACTTTGAACGCCTGATGGAAGACGCAACCTTAGTGACTTGTTCTGAATTTGGCGACTGTATTATTGAGCATATGTAA
- a CDS encoding NADP-dependent isocitrate dehydrogenase, which yields MTTDTSKIIYTITDEAPALATQSLLPIIKAFAATSNVEVETRDISLAGRIIANFPKYLSEEQRIGDALAELGVLATKPEANIIKLPNISASVPQMHAAIKELQAKGYPLPDYPEEPQNDAEKSIKYTYDKIKGSAVNPVLREGNSDRRAPASVKQFVKKNPHSMGEWVSTSKSHVASMSDGDFFSSEQSVTLEKATDVKIEFTGEDGAVKVLKEHVALQDKEVIDASVMSKAALVDFYQEQIKSAKEDDVLLSLHLKATMMKVSDPIIFGHAVKVYYQDVFAKHADIFEQLGVDANNGIGDVYAKIGRLPEAKKAEIEADLQAVYQDNPALAMVDSDKGITNLHVPSDVIVDASMPAALRSSGQMWGPDGKLKDTKAMIPDRCYAGVYQAVIDFCKKNGAFDPTTMGTVPNVGLMAQKAEEYGSHDKTFSMTGKGHIRVIDAEGNALLEHAVEEGDIWRMCQVKDAPIQDWVKLAVNRARATGAPAVFWLNEERAHDKQLIAKVNAYLPNHDTSGLDIRILSPVKATEFSLERIVKGEDTISVTGNVLRDYLTDLFPILELGTSAKMLSIVPLMNGGGLFETGAGGSAPKHVQQFDKENHLRWDSLGEFLALAASLEHLSVGTGNTKAKVLADTLDQATAKFLESNKSPSRKVGELDNRGSHFYLTLYWAQALAGQDADEELKMNFFAVAKALTKHEEKIVAELNAAQGTAPEVNGYYKPEQALVEKAMRPSETFNFILDILL from the coding sequence ATGACAACTGATACCTCGAAAATTATTTATACAATTACCGACGAAGCACCTGCGTTAGCAACACAGTCTTTATTGCCAATCATTAAAGCGTTTGCGGCCACATCCAATGTTGAGGTAGAAACCCGGGATATTTCTTTGGCCGGACGTATTATCGCCAATTTTCCCAAATATTTAAGTGAAGAGCAGCGCATCGGCGATGCCCTGGCTGAGCTTGGCGTGCTGGCCACTAAGCCCGAAGCCAATATCATTAAACTGCCTAACATCAGTGCTTCTGTACCTCAGATGCATGCCGCCATCAAAGAGTTGCAGGCTAAAGGCTATCCGTTACCTGATTACCCGGAAGAGCCGCAAAACGATGCCGAAAAATCAATTAAATATACCTACGATAAAATCAAGGGCAGTGCGGTTAACCCGGTATTGCGTGAAGGTAACTCCGACAGACGTGCCCCGGCTTCTGTTAAGCAGTTTGTGAAAAAGAACCCGCATTCCATGGGGGAGTGGGTGTCGACTTCTAAGTCTCATGTTGCCAGCATGTCAGACGGCGACTTTTTCAGCAGCGAACAGTCGGTAACGCTTGAAAAAGCCACAGATGTGAAAATTGAATTTACCGGTGAAGACGGCGCGGTAAAAGTATTAAAAGAGCATGTTGCCCTGCAGGATAAGGAAGTAATTGACGCTTCTGTTATGAGCAAAGCGGCTTTGGTTGATTTTTATCAGGAGCAGATCAAAAGCGCTAAGGAAGACGATGTACTGCTTTCCCTGCACTTAAAAGCTACCATGATGAAGGTCTCTGACCCTATCATCTTCGGCCATGCCGTAAAAGTTTACTACCAGGATGTTTTTGCAAAACATGCCGATATTTTTGAGCAGTTAGGTGTTGATGCCAATAACGGTATCGGCGATGTTTATGCCAAGATCGGCCGTTTGCCGGAAGCGAAAAAAGCCGAAATCGAAGCGGATTTACAGGCGGTATACCAGGATAACCCGGCCCTGGCCATGGTGGACTCAGATAAAGGGATCACTAACCTGCATGTGCCAAGCGATGTTATCGTTGACGCCTCTATGCCGGCGGCCCTGCGTTCATCAGGTCAGATGTGGGGACCTGACGGTAAGTTAAAAGATACCAAGGCAATGATCCCGGATCGCTGTTATGCCGGCGTTTACCAGGCGGTTATTGATTTTTGTAAGAAAAACGGCGCCTTCGATCCGACTACCATGGGGACAGTACCCAATGTTGGCCTGATGGCGCAAAAAGCGGAAGAATACGGTTCACACGACAAAACCTTCTCTATGACAGGTAAAGGCCATATCCGTGTTATCGACGCAGAAGGCAATGCTTTACTTGAGCACGCGGTAGAAGAGGGCGATATCTGGAGAATGTGCCAGGTAAAAGATGCCCCTATCCAGGACTGGGTGAAGCTTGCAGTAAACCGTGCCCGTGCCACCGGCGCTCCTGCGGTATTCTGGTTAAACGAAGAGCGTGCCCATGACAAGCAGTTAATTGCCAAAGTTAACGCTTATCTGCCGAACCATGATACCAGCGGCCTGGATATCCGTATCCTGTCACCGGTAAAAGCCACTGAATTCTCCCTTGAGCGTATTGTTAAAGGTGAAGACACGATTTCTGTTACCGGTAACGTTTTACGTGACTACCTGACGGATTTATTCCCGATTTTAGAATTAGGCACCAGTGCAAAAATGTTGTCTATCGTACCGTTAATGAACGGCGGCGGCTTGTTCGAAACGGGTGCCGGCGGCTCAGCGCCGAAACACGTGCAGCAGTTTGACAAAGAAAACCACCTGCGCTGGGACTCTTTAGGTGAATTCCTGGCCCTGGCCGCTTCATTGGAGCACTTAAGTGTCGGCACCGGCAATACCAAGGCGAAAGTGCTGGCGGATACTTTAGACCAGGCTACCGCCAAGTTCCTGGAAAGCAACAAGTCACCGTCACGTAAAGTGGGTGAGCTTGATAACCGCGGTAGCCACTTCTACCTGACCTTATACTGGGCCCAGGCACTTGCCGGGCAAGATGCTGATGAAGAGCTGAAGATGAATTTCTTCGCGGTAGCCAAGGCGCTGACCAAGCATGAAGAGAAAATTGTCGCAGAATTAAATGCTGCCCAGGGCACAGCTCCTGAAGTAAACGGCTATTACAAGCCTGAACAGGCTCTGGTAGAAAAAGCCATGCGCCCGAGTGAAACCTTTAACTTTATCCTGGATATTTTATTATAA